In one Paracoccus everestensis genomic region, the following are encoded:
- a CDS encoding MATE family efflux transporter — translation MSRFVPHIAATLSLGLPLIGSHLARMGIHVSDTVMLGWYGVDALAALVIATSMIHILFFLGMGYGTGVMGLIATAIARGDETEVRRAARMALWLSAIHAVLCLPLFWFSGPILLALGQTETVAALAQDFLRIAGWGLLPMLGALALNSYLAALERAQVVMWVTLAGLPVNIALIWLLTFGNAGFPELGVRGAAIASVTVQTLQLVVLVIYARWLPATRKYHLFQRFWKPDGQAMRQVFRLGWPIGLTMVAEGGLFVGSNLMMGWIGTQELAAHGIALQICSITFMVHLGLSNAATVRVGQAKGRGDAAWMRDAALTVTALSLVFAALAITIYLLFGEGLVRLYLDPADPRGPAIVALGAALLVYAALFQLTDAFQVIALGFLRGVHDTRVPMWIAGFSYWVIGMPVAWGLAFPLGFGPAGLWLGLCIGLTVAAVLLMARFWRGHAHGVWTGPALAV, via the coding sequence ATGTCCCGCTTCGTTCCCCATATCGCCGCGACCCTGTCGCTGGGCCTGCCGCTGATCGGCAGCCATCTGGCACGCATGGGCATCCATGTCAGCGATACGGTGATGCTGGGCTGGTACGGGGTCGATGCGCTGGCGGCCCTGGTGATCGCAACCTCGATGATCCACATCCTGTTCTTTCTGGGCATGGGCTATGGCACCGGCGTGATGGGCCTGATCGCCACCGCCATCGCGCGCGGCGATGAAACCGAGGTTCGCCGCGCCGCCCGCATGGCGCTGTGGCTGTCGGCGATCCATGCGGTCCTGTGCCTGCCCTTGTTCTGGTTTTCCGGGCCGATCCTTCTGGCGCTTGGCCAGACGGAAACGGTTGCCGCCTTGGCGCAGGATTTCCTGCGCATCGCGGGCTGGGGCCTGCTGCCGATGCTGGGTGCCCTGGCGCTCAATTCCTATCTGGCGGCGCTGGAACGGGCGCAGGTGGTGATGTGGGTGACGCTGGCCGGGCTGCCGGTAAATATCGCGCTGATCTGGCTGCTGACATTCGGCAACGCGGGCTTTCCCGAGCTGGGCGTGCGCGGCGCGGCCATCGCCAGCGTGACCGTCCAGACCCTGCAACTTGTCGTGCTGGTGATCTATGCCCGCTGGCTGCCTGCCACGCGCAAATACCACCTGTTCCAGCGGTTCTGGAAGCCGGACGGCCAGGCCATGCGCCAGGTGTTCCGCCTGGGCTGGCCCATCGGCCTGACCATGGTGGCCGAGGGGGGGCTGTTCGTCGGATCGAACCTGATGATGGGCTGGATCGGCACGCAGGAACTGGCAGCCCACGGGATCGCGCTGCAAATCTGCTCGATCACCTTCATGGTGCATCTGGGCCTGTCGAATGCCGCCACGGTGCGCGTGGGACAGGCCAAGGGCCGCGGCGATGCCGCCTGGATGCGGGACGCGGCGCTGACCGTCACGGCCCTGTCGCTGGTCTTTGCCGCGCTTGCGATCACCATCTACCTGCTGTTTGGCGAAGGATTGGTGCGGCTTTACCTTGACCCCGCCGATCCGCGCGGGCCTGCCATCGTGGCGCTTGGCGCGGCGCTGCTGGTCTATGCGGCGCTGTTCCAGCTGACCGATGCCTTCCAGGTCATCGCGCTTGGATTCCTGCGCGGGGTGCATGACACGCGCGTGCCGATGTGGATCGCGGGCTTCAGCTATTGGGTGATAGGGATGCCGGTCGCCTGGGGCTTGGCCTTCCCCCTGGGCTTCGGCCCTGCCGGGCTGTGGCTGGGCCTATGCATTGGGCTGACAGTGGCCGCCGTGCTGCTGATGGCGCGCTTTTGGCGGGGACACGCGCACGGGGTCTGGACCGGTCCGGCACTCGCGGTCTAA
- a CDS encoding pyridoxal phosphate-dependent aminotransferase, giving the protein MVRLAPIAANLPATVPFVGPETLERQAGRPFAARLGANENGFGPSPRAVAAMQAAAGEVWKYADPTSHDLTHALAAHHGVQACNIIVGEGIDALLGLLVRLTVAPGDVVVTSDGAYPTFNFHVAGFGGVLDKVPYRNDAEDPQALLARARQTGAKLVYLANPDNPMGSWHDGTAITAMLDGLAPDALLVLDEAYAEFAPASAIPKIAADDPRVIRMRTFSKAYGMAGARVGCAIGHPDLIAAFDRVRNHFGMNRTSQIGALAALADQDWLAQAVAEVDRARGRIAAIAADNGMTALPSATNFVAVDTGRDGAFARRLVDALATEGVFIRMPGTAPLNRCIRISCAPDPELDILATALPQAIQSITRA; this is encoded by the coding sequence ATGGTTCGCCTTGCCCCGATCGCCGCAAACCTGCCCGCGACCGTGCCGTTTGTCGGCCCCGAAACGCTGGAACGGCAGGCTGGCCGCCCCTTTGCCGCGCGACTGGGGGCCAACGAGAATGGCTTCGGTCCCAGCCCGCGCGCCGTGGCGGCAATGCAGGCGGCGGCCGGTGAGGTCTGGAAATACGCTGACCCGACCAGCCATGACCTGACCCACGCCCTTGCCGCGCATCATGGCGTCCAGGCCTGCAACATCATCGTGGGCGAGGGGATCGACGCACTGTTGGGCCTGCTGGTGCGGCTGACCGTCGCGCCAGGGGATGTCGTGGTCACGTCGGACGGGGCTTATCCCACGTTCAATTTCCACGTCGCGGGTTTTGGCGGCGTCCTGGACAAGGTGCCTTATCGCAACGACGCCGAGGATCCCCAAGCCCTGCTGGCCCGCGCCCGGCAGACCGGGGCCAAGCTGGTCTATCTGGCCAATCCCGACAACCCGATGGGAAGCTGGCATGACGGCACGGCGATAACCGCGATGCTGGACGGGCTTGCACCCGATGCGCTGCTGGTGCTGGACGAGGCCTATGCCGAATTCGCCCCCGCCTCCGCCATTCCGAAGATCGCGGCCGACGATCCCCGCGTGATCCGGATGCGCACCTTTTCCAAGGCCTATGGCATGGCGGGTGCCCGGGTGGGCTGCGCCATCGGCCACCCGGATCTGATCGCCGCCTTTGACCGGGTGCGCAACCATTTCGGGATGAACCGCACCAGCCAGATCGGCGCGCTTGCCGCCCTGGCGGATCAGGACTGGCTGGCGCAGGCGGTTGCAGAAGTGGACCGGGCGCGCGGCCGGATCGCAGCCATTGCCGCCGACAACGGCATGACCGCCCTGCCATCCGCGACCAATTTCGTCGCCGTGGATACCGGCCGCGACGGCGCCTTTGCCCGCCGCTTGGTCGATGCGCTTGCAACGGAAGGGGTCTTCATCCGAATGCCCGGCACGGCGCCCCTGAACCGCTGCATCCGCATCAGCTGTGCGCCAGATCCCGAATTGGATATCCTGGCCACGGCGCTGCCCCAAGCGATCCAGTCGATCACTCGCGCATAA
- a CDS encoding DnaJ family domain-containing protein: MGWLERIAERMMLKARAEGKLSGLEGEGKPLPYRPAGEDGTAVGFRIMAQAGVLPEEIVLKKQVIAAQQRLATLPEGPERAALLAEIARLQMRQAIAEEARRRFMRE; the protein is encoded by the coding sequence ATGGGCTGGCTTGAACGGATCGCCGAGAGGATGATGCTGAAGGCCAGGGCCGAGGGGAAACTCTCGGGCCTTGAAGGCGAAGGCAAGCCTTTGCCCTATCGCCCGGCGGGCGAGGACGGCACGGCAGTAGGCTTTCGCATCATGGCACAGGCGGGCGTCCTGCCCGAGGAGATCGTTCTGAAAAAGCAGGTCATCGCCGCGCAACAGCGGCTGGCCACCCTGCCCGAAGGTCCGGAACGCGCGGCCCTGCTGGCCGAGATTGCGCGGCTTCAGATGCGCCAAGCCATCGCCGAAGAAGCGCGCCGCCGCTTTATGCGCGAGTGA
- a CDS encoding Lrp/AsnC ligand binding domain-containing protein: MRPVFVQFRCEPGKTYQVAEAIYDREVVSELYSTSGDYDLIAKVYIPEDEDVGRFLSDKLFDIPHISRTLTTMTFRAF, from the coding sequence ATGCGACCCGTCTTTGTTCAGTTCCGCTGCGAGCCTGGCAAGACCTATCAGGTCGCCGAGGCCATCTACGACCGCGAGGTCGTGTCCGAGCTTTATTCCACCTCGGGCGATTACGACCTGATCGCCAAGGTCTATATCCCGGAAGACGAGGATGTCGGCCGCTTCCTGTCGGACAAGCTGTTCGACATTCCCCATATCAGCCGCACCCTGACGACCATGACCTTTCGCGCCTTCTGA